The following are encoded together in the Mesoterricola sediminis genome:
- a CDS encoding NAD(P)/FAD-dependent oxidoreductase, protein MERAEILIIGGGIAGLSTAFHLARAGRGDVVLAEREDLPGFYASGHNAGIARQLTGRAEHTALTVRGRDRLAEAGLMTVTGGYLLGAEPGGAGALAREAAAFGLDVRLTPGSPFPDLRAAEALHIPGDGAIDVDALLRACAEGARAGGARLRFGCQVRALQPEADGFTVDLDGGPLRVGRIVNAAGGWAGEVGRWAGGLDLAFQPLRRHLVWSRTPYAADRPYVWWADRPLYLRPESGGVLFCACEEQPVVPPGRGVQPPVDPSMLESLSASLRDLAPAFGEASVDRLWCGIRTFAPDRRFVLGPDPVNPRLFWVAGLGGHGMTSGLAVGELAARALLEGASTGALEPGRFLAH, encoded by the coding sequence ATGGAACGCGCGGAGATCCTTATCATCGGCGGCGGCATCGCAGGCCTGTCCACCGCCTTCCACCTCGCGCGCGCGGGCAGGGGGGACGTGGTCCTGGCGGAGCGGGAGGACCTTCCGGGCTTCTACGCCAGCGGCCACAACGCGGGCATCGCCCGCCAGCTTACCGGCCGGGCGGAGCACACCGCCCTGACCGTGCGGGGCCGGGACCGGCTGGCCGAGGCCGGCCTCATGACGGTCACAGGGGGCTACCTCCTGGGCGCCGAGCCCGGCGGGGCCGGGGCCCTGGCCCGGGAGGCCGCGGCCTTCGGGTTGGACGTTCGTCTCACCCCCGGCTCCCCCTTCCCGGATCTGCGGGCCGCGGAGGCCCTGCACATCCCCGGCGACGGGGCCATCGACGTGGACGCCCTCCTGCGCGCCTGCGCCGAGGGGGCCCGGGCGGGGGGCGCCCGCCTGCGCTTCGGGTGCCAGGTGCGCGCCCTCCAGCCGGAGGCCGACGGGTTCACCGTGGACCTGGACGGCGGCCCCCTGCGGGTGGGCCGGATCGTGAACGCCGCGGGCGGCTGGGCGGGCGAAGTCGGCCGCTGGGCGGGGGGCCTGGACCTGGCCTTCCAGCCCCTGCGGCGCCACCTGGTGTGGAGCCGCACCCCCTACGCCGCCGACCGGCCCTATGTGTGGTGGGCCGACCGGCCCCTCTACCTGCGGCCCGAATCGGGGGGCGTCCTCTTCTGCGCCTGCGAGGAGCAGCCCGTGGTGCCCCCCGGCCGGGGCGTCCAGCCCCCGGTGGACCCGTCGATGCTGGAAAGCCTGTCCGCCTCCCTCCGGGACCTGGCCCCCGCCTTTGGCGAGGCCTCGGTGGACCGCCTCTGGTGCGGCATCCGCACCTTCGCCCCGGACCGGCGCTTCGTGCTGGGCCCCGACCCCGTGAACCCGCGCCTGTTCTGGGTCGCCGGCCTGGGCGGGCACGGCATGACGTCGGGCCTGGCCGTGGGCGAGCTCGCCGCGCGGGCCCTCCTGGAAGGCGCCTCCACCGGAGCCCTGGAGCCTGGACGGTTCCTGGCGCACTAG
- a CDS encoding DNA methyltransferase, giving the protein MGTTSDIRDLLRECPEEVKLGVPHHGGSFWTPRQRQAAPLHEVSYRACFKPQLPRFFIEGLTRPGDLVYDPFSGRGTTALEAALLGRRAAANDVNPLARILLAPRLAPPASEAVAARLAQIPLANDEAATWGMFFHPDTEREIRAYRAWFAAREAEGTFDGVDAWIRMVATNRLTGHSAGFFSVYTLPPNQAVRPDKQEAINRRLGQVPPYRDTRALILRKTASLLKGLGEAERSRLAAAQPRLLTGPADATPELADGSVALTVTSPPFLDVVQYADDNWLRCWFCGLDAEALGRAITQARTVAAWSEAMGRVFRELARVTAPGGHVAFEVGEVRKGTVQLEEAVLPLGAAAGLEPVAVLLNRQTFTKTANIWGIANNARGTNTNRIVLFRKGDPRPCD; this is encoded by the coding sequence TTGGGAACGACGTCGGACATCAGGGACCTGCTGCGGGAGTGCCCGGAGGAGGTGAAGCTGGGGGTGCCCCACCACGGGGGCTCCTTCTGGACGCCCCGCCAGCGCCAGGCGGCGCCCCTCCACGAGGTGAGCTACCGCGCCTGCTTCAAGCCCCAGCTGCCGCGCTTCTTCATCGAGGGCCTGACCCGGCCCGGGGACCTCGTCTACGACCCCTTCAGCGGGCGGGGCACCACGGCCCTAGAGGCGGCCCTGCTGGGCCGGCGCGCCGCCGCCAACGATGTGAACCCCCTCGCCCGCATCCTCCTGGCCCCCCGGCTGGCGCCGCCGGCCTCCGAGGCCGTGGCCGCGCGCCTGGCCCAGATCCCCCTGGCCAACGACGAGGCGGCGACCTGGGGCATGTTCTTCCACCCGGACACCGAGCGGGAGATCCGGGCCTACCGGGCCTGGTTCGCCGCCCGGGAGGCCGAGGGGACCTTCGACGGCGTGGACGCCTGGATCCGCATGGTGGCCACCAACCGCCTCACCGGCCACAGCGCCGGCTTCTTCTCCGTGTACACCCTGCCCCCCAACCAGGCGGTGCGCCCCGACAAGCAGGAGGCCATCAACCGCCGCCTGGGCCAGGTGCCCCCCTACCGGGACACCCGGGCCCTCATCCTCCGCAAGACCGCCAGCCTCCTCAAGGGCCTCGGGGAGGCGGAGCGGAGCCGGCTCGCGGCCGCCCAGCCCCGGCTCCTGACCGGCCCCGCCGACGCCACCCCGGAGCTGGCGGACGGTTCCGTGGCCCTCACCGTCACCTCCCCCCCCTTCCTGGACGTGGTCCAGTACGCGGACGACAACTGGCTGCGCTGCTGGTTCTGCGGCCTGGACGCCGAGGCCCTGGGCCGGGCCATCACCCAGGCCCGCACGGTGGCCGCCTGGTCCGAGGCCATGGGGCGGGTCTTCCGGGAGCTGGCCCGGGTGACGGCCCCCGGCGGCCACGTGGCCTTCGAGGTGGGGGAGGTGCGCAAGGGCACCGTGCAGTTGGAGGAGGCCGTGCTGCCCCTGGGCGCGGCCGCGGGGCTGGAACCGGTGGCCGTCCTGCTGAACCGCCAGACCTTCACCAAGACCGCCAACATCTGGGGCATCGCCAACAACGCGCGGGGCACCAACACCAACCGCATCGTCCTCTTCCGCAAGGGGGACCCGCGTCCCTGCGATTGA
- a CDS encoding heavy metal translocating P-type ATPase, which produces MDRTFKVEGMTCASCLRRVEKALASVDGVAEVKVNLATEEARVVFRDRPADDAALARALEARGYRMAAEDAPADTSAEREALVRVAAAWACTLPLMAGMFHLFHLPWQVQAALAAGSAFGAGSGFFRRAAAQALRLETSMDTLIALGASVTWLFAIREALQGSPHAPFESAAALAAFLLTGKYLEAKARHRATGSLEALVRLAPVLAVRIGPGGDEEVPTRFVQPGDRLRVRPGTACPVDGTVLAGRAEVEEALLTGEPLPVPKGPGDGVIAGAMVHGGALEIEAASTGQDTWLSRLARQVAQAQGSRAPAQDLADRVSAVFVPAVLALSLLTLAAWWWHTGHLAEAWRPAVTLLVIACPCALGLATPVASAAALGTAARNGLLVRDASAMEALARATDLVLDKTGTLTQGRPTLADVAGDPDTLRLAAALERPSEHPVARGVREAAEGLPVPEVEDFRALPGLGVEGRVEGRWLRLGSPAFLGVPFPAAPAGVRIGLAEGDRLLGTLTLTDALREDAAEAVADLRRQGLRLHLFSGDRAEAAQALGASLGIPDARGGCAPADKAAGVQALQAQGAVVAFVGDGVNDAPALAQADAGISLPGLEAAQAAAPLNLLREGLVPLLQARRLALRTRAVIRQNLGWAFGYNLVLVPLAAFNLLDRLGGPMLAGAAMGLSSLTVVLNALRLRRV; this is translated from the coding sequence GTGGACCGCACGTTCAAGGTCGAAGGCATGACCTGCGCCAGCTGCCTGCGCAGGGTGGAGAAGGCGCTGGCCTCCGTGGACGGCGTCGCCGAGGTCAAGGTGAACCTGGCCACGGAGGAGGCCCGCGTGGTCTTCCGGGACCGGCCCGCGGACGACGCGGCCCTGGCCAGGGCCCTGGAGGCGCGGGGCTACCGCATGGCCGCGGAGGACGCCCCCGCCGACACGTCCGCGGAACGGGAGGCCCTGGTCCGCGTCGCCGCGGCCTGGGCCTGCACCCTGCCGCTGATGGCCGGCATGTTCCACCTCTTCCACCTGCCCTGGCAGGTCCAGGCCGCCCTGGCCGCGGGCTCCGCCTTCGGGGCGGGCTCCGGGTTCTTCCGCCGCGCCGCCGCCCAGGCCCTGCGGCTGGAGACGAGCATGGACACCCTCATCGCCCTGGGGGCGTCCGTGACCTGGCTCTTCGCCATCCGGGAGGCCCTGCAGGGCTCCCCCCACGCGCCCTTCGAGAGCGCGGCCGCCCTCGCGGCCTTCCTCCTCACGGGCAAGTACCTGGAGGCCAAGGCCCGCCACCGGGCCACGGGGAGCCTGGAGGCCCTGGTGCGCCTCGCGCCCGTCCTGGCCGTGCGCATCGGCCCCGGCGGGGACGAGGAGGTGCCCACCCGCTTCGTCCAGCCCGGGGACCGCCTCCGGGTGCGCCCCGGCACCGCCTGCCCCGTGGACGGCACCGTCCTCGCGGGCCGGGCCGAGGTGGAGGAGGCCCTCCTCACCGGCGAGCCCCTGCCCGTGCCCAAGGGCCCGGGGGACGGGGTCATCGCGGGGGCCATGGTCCACGGCGGCGCCCTGGAGATCGAGGCCGCCAGCACCGGCCAGGACACCTGGCTCTCGCGCCTGGCCCGCCAGGTGGCCCAGGCCCAGGGGTCCCGGGCTCCGGCCCAGGACCTGGCGGACCGGGTCTCGGCGGTCTTCGTGCCGGCGGTGCTGGCCCTCTCCCTCCTGACCCTGGCCGCCTGGTGGTGGCACACGGGTCACCTGGCCGAAGCCTGGCGCCCGGCCGTCACCCTCCTCGTCATCGCCTGCCCCTGCGCCCTGGGCCTGGCCACGCCGGTGGCCTCGGCCGCGGCCCTGGGCACCGCCGCCCGGAACGGCCTCCTGGTGCGGGACGCCTCGGCCATGGAGGCCCTGGCCCGGGCCACGGACCTGGTCCTCGACAAGACCGGCACCCTCACCCAGGGGCGGCCCACCCTGGCCGACGTGGCGGGGGATCCGGACACGCTGCGCCTGGCCGCCGCCCTGGAGCGCCCCTCCGAACATCCGGTCGCCCGGGGCGTGCGCGAGGCCGCCGAGGGCCTCCCGGTGCCGGAGGTGGAGGACTTCCGCGCCCTTCCGGGCCTGGGGGTGGAGGGCCGGGTGGAAGGCCGCTGGCTCCGCCTCGGCAGCCCCGCCTTTCTGGGGGTGCCCTTCCCCGCCGCGCCGGCCGGCGTCCGCATCGGCCTGGCGGAAGGGGATCGCCTGCTCGGCACCCTGACCCTCACCGACGCCCTGCGGGAGGACGCCGCCGAGGCCGTGGCCGACCTGCGGCGCCAGGGCCTGCGCCTGCACCTGTTCAGTGGCGACCGGGCGGAGGCCGCCCAGGCCCTGGGGGCCTCCCTGGGCATCCCGGACGCCCGGGGCGGCTGCGCTCCGGCGGACAAGGCCGCTGGCGTCCAGGCGCTCCAGGCCCAGGGGGCCGTCGTGGCCTTCGTGGGCGACGGGGTGAACGACGCCCCGGCCCTGGCCCAGGCGGACGCTGGCATCAGCCTGCCGGGCCTGGAGGCGGCCCAGGCCGCCGCCCCCCTGAACCTCCTGCGGGAGGGCCTCGTCCCCCTGCTCCAGGCCCGCCGGCTGGCCCTGCGCACCCGCGCCGTCATCCGCCAGAACCTGGGGTGGGCCTTCGGCTACAACCTGGTCCTCGTTCCTCTGGCTGCTTTCAACTTGCTCGATCGTCTGGGTGGCCCGATGCTGGCCGGCGCGGCGATGGGCCTCAGTTCCCTGACCGTCGTCCTCAACGCCTTGCGGCTCCGCAGGGTCTGA
- the rpmB gene encoding 50S ribosomal protein L28, with product MSRQCEICGKKPQFGHNVSHAHNITNRRWNPNIQNVRALVAGVPKRLRVCASCIQAGRVVKNV from the coding sequence ATGTCCCGTCAGTGCGAAATTTGTGGTAAGAAGCCCCAGTTCGGGCACAACGTCTCCCATGCCCACAACATCACCAACCGGCGCTGGAACCCCAACATCCAGAACGTGCGCGCCCTCGTGGCCGGCGTTCCCAAGCGGCTGCGCGTGTGCGCCTCCTGCATCCAGGCCGGCCGGGTCGTGAAGAACGTCTAG
- the tsaB gene encoding tRNA (adenosine(37)-N6)-threonylcarbamoyltransferase complex dimerization subunit type 1 TsaB, whose amino-acid sequence MILGIDTTTERLHLALAGAGRDWTRAVEVGVGRSHSGTLLPAVEELLVSAGAAPADLTGVVACVGPGGFTSLRIGVATAEGLALTGLPTWGFSAFELRSRALRSAGLKGPVWILLDGQRQETFVQLWDEAPRTPALKVPLAEIAAKVGGAAWWTPAGFREKAAAHLPQAPLALADEAGATLAGLAALCHDLPGRPSEAPLVPFYLRETDAEVNFPEASAHLPEALRRGIAR is encoded by the coding sequence TTGATCCTCGGCATCGACACCACCACGGAGCGCCTCCACCTGGCCCTGGCCGGGGCGGGCCGGGACTGGACCCGGGCCGTGGAGGTGGGCGTCGGCCGCAGCCACAGCGGCACCCTCCTCCCCGCGGTGGAGGAACTGCTGGTGTCCGCGGGGGCCGCCCCCGCCGACCTCACCGGCGTGGTGGCCTGCGTGGGCCCCGGGGGCTTCACGTCGCTCCGCATCGGCGTCGCCACGGCCGAGGGGCTCGCCCTGACGGGCCTGCCCACCTGGGGCTTCTCCGCCTTCGAGCTCCGCAGCCGCGCCCTCCGCAGCGCCGGCCTGAAGGGGCCCGTGTGGATCCTGCTGGACGGCCAGCGCCAGGAGACCTTCGTCCAGCTCTGGGACGAGGCGCCCCGCACCCCGGCCCTCAAGGTGCCCCTGGCCGAGATCGCCGCCAAGGTGGGCGGCGCCGCCTGGTGGACCCCCGCCGGGTTCCGGGAGAAGGCCGCGGCCCATCTGCCCCAGGCCCCCCTGGCCCTCGCGGACGAGGCGGGCGCGACCCTGGCCGGCCTCGCCGCCCTGTGCCACGACCTGCCGGGCCGGCCCTCCGAAGCGCCCCTGGTCCCCTTCTACCTGCGGGAGACGGACGCGGAAGTGAACTTCCCCGAGGCCTCCGCCCATCTGCCCGAGGCCCTGCGCCGGGGCATCGCCCGGTGA
- a CDS encoding metal-sensitive transcriptional regulator, whose translation MEGGCCGHGLRLDGPVRDDARRRLLSVKGHVEGILRMLEDDTVYCVDVLKQLKAVDGALGKVGNLVLQSHLRHHVVTAHERGDEDRIVAELMEILKYR comes from the coding sequence ATGGAAGGCGGCTGCTGCGGGCACGGACTCAGGCTGGACGGGCCGGTGCGCGACGACGCGCGCCGCCGCCTCCTCTCGGTGAAGGGGCACGTGGAGGGCATCCTCCGCATGCTCGAGGACGACACGGTCTACTGCGTGGACGTCCTCAAGCAGCTCAAGGCGGTGGACGGCGCCCTGGGCAAGGTGGGGAACCTGGTCCTCCAGAGCCACCTGCGCCACCACGTCGTGACGGCCCACGAGCGCGGCGACGAGGACCGCATCGTGGCCGAGCTGATGGAAATCCTCAAGTACCGCTAG
- a CDS encoding DUF2891 domain-containing protein, whose amino-acid sequence MALVAVLAAGALGAQGVSRETASRFAGHVLVSVDREYPNKLDHTMAGPQDVRGPKDLHPAFYGCFDWHSSVHGHWMLARVLRTHPALPEAAGIRRVFDAHFAPAAVKAEVDYFRSPGHRGFERTYGWAWLLKLQAELRTWDSPEGRRWADQLQPLADAVAAELRAFLPKLTYPNRTGVHPNTAFTLSLALDYAKAAQDGPLQALLTERARAYYGRDRQGPLAWEPGGEDFISPCLEEAALMGKVLPPAEFRPWLEGFLPGLLKGAVPRPAHVSDRTDPRIVHLDGLNLSRARCLREIAAGLPPRDARRKALLVSAQAHEEAALPHVLNGNYEGDHWLATFAVRMMEAPR is encoded by the coding sequence ATGGCACTGGTCGCGGTGCTGGCCGCGGGGGCGCTGGGGGCGCAGGGCGTCTCGCGGGAGACCGCGTCGCGGTTCGCGGGGCACGTGCTCGTGTCGGTGGACCGGGAGTACCCCAACAAGCTGGACCACACGATGGCGGGCCCCCAGGACGTGCGCGGGCCCAAGGACCTGCATCCGGCCTTCTACGGCTGCTTCGACTGGCATTCCTCCGTCCATGGCCACTGGATGCTGGCCCGCGTCCTGCGGACCCACCCCGCCCTGCCCGAGGCCGCGGGGATCCGCCGGGTCTTCGACGCCCACTTCGCCCCCGCCGCGGTGAAGGCCGAGGTGGACTACTTCCGGAGCCCGGGACACCGGGGCTTCGAGCGCACCTACGGCTGGGCCTGGCTCCTCAAGCTCCAGGCGGAGCTGCGCACCTGGGACAGCCCGGAGGGCCGGCGCTGGGCCGACCAGCTCCAGCCCCTGGCGGACGCGGTGGCCGCGGAGCTGCGCGCCTTCCTGCCCAAGCTCACCTACCCCAACCGCACCGGGGTACACCCCAACACGGCCTTCACCCTCTCCCTGGCCCTGGACTACGCCAAGGCCGCCCAGGACGGCCCCCTGCAGGCGCTGCTGACGGAGCGGGCCCGCGCCTACTACGGCCGGGACCGGCAGGGACCCCTGGCCTGGGAGCCCGGCGGCGAGGACTTCATCTCCCCCTGCCTGGAGGAGGCGGCGCTCATGGGCAAGGTCCTGCCGCCCGCCGAGTTCCGGCCCTGGCTGGAGGGCTTCCTGCCCGGGCTTCTCAAGGGAGCGGTGCCCCGGCCGGCCCACGTGTCGGACCGCACCGATCCCCGGATCGTGCACCTGGACGGCCTCAACCTGAGCCGGGCCCGGTGCCTGCGGGAGATCGCGGCCGGCCTTCCCCCCCGCGACGCCCGGCGCAAGGCCCTGCTGGTCTCCGCCCAGGCCCACGAGGAGGCCGCCCTGCCCCACGTCCTCAACGGCAACTACGAGGGCGACCACTGGCTGGCCACCTTCGCGGTGCGGATGATGGAGGCCCCGCGCTAG
- a CDS encoding CopZ family metallochaperone: MIQLTIQGMTCGHCVMSVKQALAAVPGVDGPVDVDLRSGAAKVPGSPDPQALVAAVADEGFTATLAQ, encoded by the coding sequence ATGATCCAACTGACCATCCAAGGCATGACCTGCGGCCATTGCGTGATGAGCGTCAAGCAGGCGCTCGCGGCCGTCCCCGGCGTGGACGGCCCCGTCGACGTCGACCTGCGCTCCGGTGCCGCCAAGGTGCCCGGCAGCCCCGATCCCCAGGCCCTCGTCGCCGCCGTGGCCGACGAGGGATTCACCGCCACCCTGGCGCAGTGA
- a CDS encoding GNAT family N-acetyltransferase, whose product MIHLAPGSQVPAWAEALETACFGDAWGDLDDLEHLWAEPGVGFARWQVVEAAGEAELIRIAVDPAHRRTGAGRRILAHSQAAIARLGVATAHLEVRLGNDAARRLYAAEGWRECGLRRAYYRDGEDAVLYVRTL is encoded by the coding sequence GTGATCCACCTGGCCCCCGGTTCCCAGGTTCCGGCCTGGGCGGAGGCCCTCGAAACGGCCTGCTTCGGGGACGCCTGGGGGGACCTGGACGACCTGGAGCACCTCTGGGCCGAGCCCGGCGTGGGCTTCGCCCGCTGGCAGGTGGTGGAGGCCGCCGGCGAGGCCGAGCTGATCCGCATCGCCGTGGACCCGGCCCACCGCCGGACCGGGGCGGGGCGCCGGATCCTGGCCCACAGCCAGGCGGCCATCGCCCGCCTGGGGGTGGCCACCGCCCACCTGGAGGTGCGCCTCGGCAACGACGCCGCCCGGCGCCTCTACGCCGCCGAGGGCTGGCGGGAGTGCGGCCTGCGCCGCGCCTACTACCGGGACGGCGAGGACGCGGTCCTCTACGTCCGGACGCTGTAG
- the tadA gene encoding tRNA adenosine(34) deaminase TadA translates to MWSGDDIYFMKLALEEAEKADRLDEVPIGAALVADGKLVARGHNCPVTSHDPSAHAEIMALRSAGAWLRNYRMTGATLYVTLEPCLMCFGALTHARVARVVFGAADPKVGVSGMLDTLAGANLNHRIAFEGGLLAEECREQLQAFFRRRR, encoded by the coding sequence ATGTGGTCGGGCGATGACATCTACTTCATGAAGCTGGCCCTGGAGGAGGCGGAAAAGGCCGACCGCCTCGACGAGGTCCCCATCGGGGCCGCCCTCGTCGCGGACGGCAAGCTCGTCGCCCGGGGCCACAACTGCCCCGTCACCTCCCACGACCCCTCCGCCCACGCCGAGATCATGGCCCTGCGCAGCGCCGGCGCCTGGCTCCGCAACTACCGCATGACCGGCGCCACCCTCTACGTCACCCTCGAGCCCTGCCTCATGTGCTTCGGCGCCCTCACCCACGCGCGCGTGGCCCGGGTGGTCTTCGGGGCGGCGGATCCCAAGGTGGGCGTCAGCGGCATGCTGGACACCCTCGCCGGCGCCAACCTGAACCACCGCATCGCCTTCGAAGGCGGCCTCCTGGCGGAGGAATGCCGGGAGCAGCTCCAGGCCTTCTTCCGCCGCAGGCGCTAG
- a CDS encoding sensor histidine kinase, which translates to MAPKPKRHPELTRLYAAVGLSVLIWAIFMGYRVLSRQVEMGLDAPSKWSLMALGLTNVLAIGTLLFIVIRSIAKLYFERRSGILGARIRTRLVLAFLAVGIAPTMLLFALGRNFIRKNVDRWFMPETMEVIQDGRHVNEAFREQVRLRLKAAAARLDPARVADLEAEREALGFDLLARLRQGAPAGAALAPGRQTPALQGLGEGSHVVHGTGGEWQLGVGPVRGEGDRIVAGIFVTRETLEGMTRLDKRYRESFQIHAGRESLESLPQSTLLFLTVLTLFVAVWTGLAIARTISEPVRGLARAAQRVGMGDLEVSLPEQGEDELAFLSRTFNAMTRDLRQSRSAIEAQAERIEGHRAYLDQLVEALPVGLLSWQADLELRTFNSVARGWLGVTGESSLDRTWAAFSRLPSLGRLPELVAEVRGANRAHVEEIRIGGGGDGRPVRAIIIPLTGGGVLAVLEDLSLLAHAEKRAAWQEVARRMAHEVKNPLTPIKLTAQRLQRRSRDGRLDPDTVSDAAATILAEVASLTRLVDSFTQFAKLPAPHPADLDATELVRHALRLYEPTHPGVAFDLDLPDHLPVHWDGDMVKRALINMVDNAISAMEGQGRIRVSLRAEAGVARLDIEDDGPGVPEENRHHLFEPYFSTKQRGTGLGLAIVRRIAEDHHGEARYAPLAPGSRFTLRLPLRG; encoded by the coding sequence ATGGCCCCCAAGCCCAAGCGCCACCCCGAACTCACCCGGCTCTATGCCGCGGTGGGGCTGTCGGTTCTCATCTGGGCGATCTTCATGGGCTACCGGGTCCTCTCCCGGCAGGTGGAGATGGGGCTGGACGCGCCCAGCAAGTGGAGCCTCATGGCCCTGGGCCTCACCAACGTGCTGGCCATCGGGACCCTCCTGTTCATCGTCATCCGGAGCATCGCCAAGCTCTACTTCGAGCGCCGCTCCGGCATCCTCGGGGCCCGCATCCGGACGCGCCTCGTGCTGGCCTTCCTCGCGGTGGGTATCGCGCCCACGATGCTGCTCTTCGCGCTGGGGCGCAACTTCATCCGCAAGAACGTGGACCGCTGGTTCATGCCCGAGACCATGGAGGTGATCCAGGACGGGCGCCACGTGAACGAGGCCTTCCGGGAGCAGGTCCGGCTCCGCCTGAAGGCCGCCGCGGCCCGCCTCGACCCCGCCCGGGTGGCGGACCTGGAGGCGGAGCGCGAGGCCCTGGGCTTCGACCTGCTGGCGCGGCTCCGCCAGGGCGCGCCCGCGGGCGCGGCCCTCGCGCCGGGACGCCAGACGCCGGCCCTGCAGGGCCTGGGCGAGGGCTCCCACGTGGTCCACGGGACCGGCGGAGAATGGCAGCTGGGGGTGGGCCCCGTCCGGGGCGAGGGCGACCGCATCGTGGCGGGGATCTTCGTGACCCGGGAGACCCTGGAGGGCATGACCCGCCTGGACAAGCGCTACCGCGAGTCCTTCCAGATCCACGCGGGCCGCGAGAGCCTGGAGAGCCTGCCCCAGAGCACCCTCCTGTTCCTGACCGTCCTGACCCTCTTCGTGGCCGTGTGGACGGGCCTCGCCATCGCCCGCACCATCTCCGAGCCCGTCCGGGGCCTGGCCCGCGCCGCCCAGCGCGTGGGCATGGGGGACCTGGAGGTCTCCCTGCCCGAGCAGGGCGAGGACGAGCTGGCCTTCCTGTCGCGGACCTTCAACGCCATGACCCGGGACCTGCGCCAGTCGCGCAGCGCCATCGAGGCCCAGGCCGAGCGCATCGAGGGCCACCGGGCCTACCTGGACCAGCTGGTGGAGGCCCTCCCCGTGGGGCTCCTGAGCTGGCAGGCCGACCTGGAGCTCCGCACCTTCAATTCCGTGGCCCGGGGCTGGCTGGGCGTCACCGGCGAGTCCTCCCTGGACCGCACGTGGGCCGCCTTCAGCCGCCTGCCGAGCCTCGGGCGCCTGCCGGAACTGGTGGCCGAGGTCCGGGGGGCCAACCGCGCCCACGTGGAGGAGATCCGCATCGGGGGCGGGGGGGACGGACGGCCCGTCCGGGCCATCATCATCCCCCTGACCGGCGGCGGGGTGCTGGCCGTGCTCGAGGACCTCTCCCTCCTGGCCCACGCCGAGAAGCGGGCCGCGTGGCAGGAGGTGGCCCGGCGCATGGCCCACGAGGTGAAGAACCCCCTCACGCCCATCAAGCTCACGGCCCAGCGTCTCCAGCGGCGCAGCCGGGACGGGCGCCTGGATCCGGACACGGTGAGCGACGCCGCCGCCACCATCCTGGCCGAGGTGGCCAGCCTGACGCGCCTGGTGGACAGCTTCACCCAGTTCGCCAAGCTGCCCGCGCCCCACCCCGCGGACCTGGACGCGACCGAGCTGGTCCGCCACGCCCTGCGCCTGTACGAGCCCACCCACCCCGGCGTGGCCTTCGACCTGGACCTGCCTGACCACCTCCCCGTCCACTGGGACGGCGACATGGTGAAGCGCGCCCTCATCAACATGGTGGACAACGCCATCAGCGCCATGGAAGGCCAGGGCCGCATCCGCGTCTCCCTCCGGGCGGAGGCCGGCGTGGCCCGCCTGGACATCGAGGACGACGGTCCGGGCGTCCCGGAGGAGAACCGGCACCACCTCTTCGAGCCCTACTTCTCCACCAAGCAGCGGGGCACGGGCCTGGGCCTGGCCATCGTGCGCCGCATCGCCGAGGACCACCACGGCGAGGCCCGCTACGCGCCCCTGGCTCCGGGCAGCCGCTTCACCCTGAGGCTGCCCCTCCGGGGGTAG